Proteins from one methanogenic archaeon mixed culture ISO4-G1 genomic window:
- a CDS encoding DNA helicase: protein MGLEEQLYDELYDLRERLRDEGRNATGRIPPVCSDEALREMAQRVPTKIEDFIAIVGIGQRFLDVYGERFLAITRKYAVSAAKGSDLANDTATTLRELEKKLINISRANRLLYQGKISARNTFDLMKIPDLEPLDLIFGRKRVLRLCDMAESKEDERNYKHLNQVIREVNREMREKGQYDLYIGYPFVQGKMPNDDFDIRAPLALFPVTLEKDPRTITLTYDSSRDAMYNNTLILAYIKAMGQNRPLPNNILEDFEPDTFIDDTLEFFRINGIDIGCEHTSPEEFIDYKTGEFPDYPPGQMELVPNVVLGKYPTYSSSIQRDFDMILSGGEINGILTDLVENLDKTDFLSDKPDPLSLEEIQEKGMEASEKDLIYINSLNSAQENILTAIAKDDEIVVQGPPGTGKSQVITGLITSAIVRGKTVLMVSEKKTALDVVYSRLGNLAKYCLLIDDVGNKDLFYSQLERMLSTGVPKRGTDLEEISESIDNDVEMLTRIADTMYTPGDFGIAPYKLYGLEKANLSDERQFSEYKVLKSKIDPRLMTLKYDEVSDLHRNYRNESLMKNFHDYTELASGNPWLTQMRTDLSEYNIGEMKADLMDLEMQMKEFNSKGFMGRLFSKGKVNREATLMASKYFDNYNQHTLNVLMDDPQKIVEGLDDYERFASLGTVYRKLSKDERLYGDDILSVSDSTKMKFSDSNDRIYNWILNEHLMKFDAEHKDIMQQIWDFDSIIRDMDRKMDQKRRLCKDKVEEILQDNLRYISESKRRGDINRIIESKRKWNLNKFINRYGYELFKGVRIWLLTPEVVSEILPLEMGVFDLLIFDEASQMYVEKGIPSIYRAKKVVVAGDHKQLRPSSLGVGRIEWDSDEDDLDDDVSAALEEESLLDLARARYDSILLNFHYRSKYEELIAFSNYAFYGGRLYVSPNVKEPERPPIETIRVDGLWENKSNRAEADKVIELLKNIFNTRKHDETIGIITFNASQRDLINDILDDECTRDGSFGKLVTNEMRRFDNGEDVGLFIKNIESVQGDERDIIIFSIGYAKNAEGKLMQRFGWLNNKGGENRLNVAISRAKKKIYIVSSFEPKELEVDDKKNEGPRVLKKYLQYADAISSGNRELADAILHSFGDERWVEKEEFDSGRIADKVYNALLRKGYSVERNVGIGGYQIDMAVKQNDRYILGIECDNRLYEMSKSTRERDYHRQKYLESRGWKIHRVWTPGFWKNPDKEISGIIDAIERD from the coding sequence ATGGGATTGGAAGAGCAGCTCTACGACGAACTATACGACCTGAGGGAACGGCTCAGGGACGAGGGCAGGAACGCCACGGGGAGGATCCCCCCGGTCTGTTCCGACGAGGCCCTCAGGGAGATGGCACAGCGCGTGCCCACCAAGATCGAGGACTTCATAGCTATCGTCGGCATAGGGCAGCGTTTCCTGGATGTCTACGGCGAGCGTTTCCTGGCCATCACGAGGAAGTACGCCGTGTCCGCGGCCAAGGGTTCCGACCTGGCCAACGACACCGCCACCACGCTCAGGGAGCTAGAGAAGAAGCTCATCAACATCAGCAGGGCGAACCGCCTCCTGTACCAGGGGAAGATCTCGGCGAGGAACACGTTCGACCTCATGAAGATCCCCGACCTTGAACCGCTGGACCTCATATTCGGGAGGAAGAGGGTCCTGAGGCTCTGCGACATGGCGGAGAGCAAGGAGGACGAGAGGAACTACAAGCACCTCAACCAGGTCATCCGTGAGGTCAACAGGGAGATGAGGGAGAAGGGTCAGTACGACCTGTACATAGGATACCCGTTCGTCCAGGGGAAGATGCCCAACGACGACTTCGACATCCGTGCCCCACTGGCGCTGTTCCCGGTGACGCTGGAGAAGGATCCCCGCACGATCACGCTCACATACGACTCCTCCCGCGACGCCATGTACAACAACACGCTGATCCTGGCGTATATCAAGGCGATGGGTCAGAACAGGCCCCTGCCCAACAACATCCTGGAGGACTTCGAGCCGGACACGTTCATCGACGACACGCTGGAATTCTTCCGCATCAACGGGATCGACATAGGGTGCGAGCACACCAGTCCCGAGGAGTTCATCGACTACAAGACGGGCGAGTTCCCGGACTATCCCCCAGGACAGATGGAGCTCGTGCCCAACGTGGTCCTCGGCAAGTACCCCACATACTCCAGTTCGATCCAGAGGGACTTCGACATGATCCTCTCCGGAGGGGAGATCAACGGCATCCTCACCGACCTGGTGGAGAACCTGGACAAGACCGACTTCCTTTCGGACAAGCCCGACCCGCTCTCGCTGGAGGAGATCCAGGAGAAGGGCATGGAGGCATCGGAGAAGGACCTCATCTACATCAATTCGCTCAACAGCGCCCAGGAGAACATCCTGACCGCCATCGCCAAGGACGACGAGATAGTCGTCCAGGGGCCTCCGGGGACTGGGAAGTCCCAGGTCATCACCGGACTGATAACGTCCGCCATCGTGAGGGGCAAGACCGTCCTCATGGTTTCGGAGAAGAAGACCGCTCTGGACGTGGTCTACTCGCGCCTGGGGAACCTGGCCAAGTACTGCCTGCTGATCGACGACGTCGGTAACAAGGACCTGTTCTACAGCCAGCTGGAACGCATGCTGTCCACCGGCGTCCCGAAGCGCGGTACCGACCTGGAGGAGATCTCGGAGAGCATCGACAACGACGTCGAGATGCTCACCAGGATCGCGGACACCATGTACACGCCCGGGGACTTCGGGATCGCTCCCTACAAGCTCTACGGCCTGGAGAAGGCCAACCTCTCGGACGAGAGGCAGTTCAGCGAGTACAAGGTCCTGAAGAGCAAGATCGACCCGCGCCTCATGACGCTGAAGTACGATGAGGTCTCCGACCTGCACAGGAACTACAGAAACGAAAGCCTGATGAAGAACTTCCACGACTACACCGAGCTGGCATCCGGCAACCCCTGGCTGACCCAGATGAGGACCGACCTCTCCGAGTACAACATCGGCGAGATGAAGGCGGACCTCATGGACCTTGAGATGCAGATGAAGGAGTTCAACTCCAAGGGGTTCATGGGAAGGCTGTTCTCCAAGGGCAAGGTCAACAGGGAGGCCACCCTTATGGCCTCCAAGTACTTCGACAACTACAACCAGCACACGCTCAACGTGCTCATGGACGACCCCCAGAAGATCGTGGAGGGTCTGGACGACTACGAGAGGTTCGCATCCCTCGGCACCGTCTACAGGAAGCTGTCCAAGGACGAGAGGCTGTACGGCGACGACATTCTGAGCGTCTCGGACAGCACCAAGATGAAGTTCTCGGACAGCAACGACAGGATCTACAACTGGATCCTGAACGAGCACCTGATGAAGTTCGATGCGGAGCACAAGGACATAATGCAGCAGATCTGGGACTTCGACAGCATCATCCGCGACATGGACCGCAAGATGGACCAGAAGCGCAGGCTCTGCAAGGACAAGGTGGAGGAGATCCTCCAGGACAACCTCAGGTACATCTCCGAGTCCAAGAGGCGCGGGGACATCAACAGGATCATCGAATCCAAGAGGAAATGGAACCTTAACAAGTTCATCAACCGCTACGGCTACGAGCTGTTCAAAGGAGTCCGCATATGGCTGCTGACCCCGGAGGTGGTGTCTGAGATCCTCCCGCTGGAGATGGGTGTGTTCGACCTGCTGATCTTCGACGAGGCGTCCCAGATGTACGTCGAGAAGGGAATCCCGTCGATCTACCGTGCGAAGAAGGTCGTCGTAGCCGGCGACCACAAGCAGCTGAGGCCCTCCAGCCTCGGTGTGGGGAGGATAGAATGGGATTCTGACGAGGACGACCTGGACGACGACGTCTCCGCCGCCCTGGAGGAGGAGTCCCTGCTGGACCTGGCCAGGGCCAGGTACGACTCCATCCTGCTGAACTTCCATTACAGGTCGAAGTACGAGGAGCTGATAGCGTTCTCCAACTACGCCTTCTACGGCGGAAGGCTGTACGTGTCGCCGAACGTCAAGGAGCCGGAGAGGCCCCCGATAGAGACGATCAGGGTGGACGGGCTCTGGGAGAACAAGTCCAACCGCGCGGAGGCGGACAAGGTCATCGAGCTCCTGAAGAACATATTCAACACCAGGAAACACGACGAGACCATCGGCATCATCACTTTCAACGCTTCCCAGAGGGACCTGATCAACGATATCCTGGACGACGAATGCACCAGGGACGGTTCCTTCGGGAAACTGGTCACCAACGAGATGAGGAGGTTCGACAACGGAGAGGATGTGGGACTGTTCATCAAGAACATCGAATCCGTCCAGGGTGACGAGCGCGACATCATCATCTTCTCGATAGGCTACGCCAAGAACGCCGAGGGCAAGCTGATGCAGAGGTTCGGCTGGCTCAACAACAAGGGCGGGGAGAACCGTCTGAACGTGGCCATCTCCCGTGCCAAGAAGAAGATCTACATCGTCTCCTCCTTCGAGCCGAAGGAGCTGGAGGTGGACGACAAGAAGAACGAGGGTCCGCGCGTGCTCAAGAAGTACCTGCAGTACGCGGACGCCATCAGCAGCGGCAACAGGGAGCTGGCCGATGCCATATTACACTCATTCGGAGACGAGCGCTGGGTCGAGAAGGAGGAATTCGACTCCGGCCGCATCGCGGACAAGGTCTACAACGCACTCCTCAGGAAGGGATATTCCGTGGAGAGGAACGTGGGTATCGGAGGATACCAGATAGACATGGCCGTGAAGCAGAACGATCGGTACATACTGGGAATCGAGTGCGACAACCGCCTGTACGAGATGTCCAAATCCACCAGGGAGAGGGACTACCACAGGCAGAAGTACCTCGAATCCAGGGGATGGAAGATCCACCGCGTGTGGACCCCAGGGTTCTGGAAGAACCCGGACAAGGAGATATCCGGTATAATCGACGCAATAGAGAGGGATTGA
- a CDS encoding heavy metal-associated domain-containing protein produces MKTTLKIEGMMCEGCVAKVCEGLQAVDKVIGVKVDLKAGKAVVEHDGASDQALISAVVDAGFRASVKRGLFS; encoded by the coding sequence ATGAAGACCACATTGAAGATAGAAGGTATGATGTGCGAAGGCTGCGTGGCGAAGGTCTGCGAGGGACTCCAGGCCGTTGACAAGGTCATCGGCGTGAAGGTCGACCTGAAGGCGGGCAAGGCAGTGGTCGAGCATGACGGCGCATCCGACCAGGCACTGATCTCCGCGGTAGTGGACGCGGGATTCAGGGCATCGGTGAAGCGCGGACTGTTCTCATGA
- a CDS encoding copper translocating P-type ATPase, with amino-acid sequence MRTRVFRIGGMSCAACSGRIEKAIGAIAGVSSVSANYGNNTATVTYDDSVVTEDMVRDAVESAGYQLISDDREKAERQEVEALRIQRRDLMIAILFAIPLSIIAMGPMLGLSLPWDTRTDCIIQLALFIPIMYSGRRFYRKGYPALFSRSPTMDSLVALSTTASLLMGLYYTYVAFASDEMMHIMLSFDSAGMIIALVSVGKYMEARSKHNTNDSLRKLLSLAPSKATVIVDGRECEVDASTLLVGDVVLVRPGESIPADGTVIEGSSAVNESMLTGESIPVSKTVGSIVYGATVNGNGSLKVRIEKTGDGTVLFQIARMMEMAQGTKAPVAHVADRVSAVFVPAVILIAVLSFVAWYVTGMMLPDSGYDLEFCLTIAISVLVISCPCALGLATPLAIVIGTGNGSKYGILFKTASSIEAAAKIDTVILDKTGTITKGHPTITRIITRSDEDAFVSIVAAAESDSEHPIAEAIVNYAKDMGLELPPHSDFEAVTGQGIRCNVDGKSVLVGNLALMHDNGIDAVDSPGIMVAIDGTYSGSIVVSDPIRDESPKAVGHLKEMGIAVKMVTGDCRDTAEAIASKAGIDDVVAETKPQDKLDIVKRLQVQQKHVAMTGDGINDAPALTQSDVGLAVGSGTDIAMESADIVLMNDDLRNVPAALEIGRATLRNIKQNLFFALVYNAICIPIAAGLPAVFGYTDLVMVMPMIAAAAMSCSSISVVSNALRMRGFRPKSLSKSD; translated from the coding sequence ATGAGGACGCGCGTATTCCGCATAGGCGGCATGTCCTGTGCGGCCTGCTCCGGCAGGATCGAGAAGGCCATCGGCGCCATAGCCGGCGTGAGCTCGGTCAGTGCGAACTACGGCAACAACACCGCCACGGTGACCTATGACGATTCGGTAGTCACAGAGGACATGGTCCGCGATGCCGTGGAATCGGCGGGATACCAGCTGATCAGCGACGACCGCGAGAAGGCCGAGAGGCAGGAAGTCGAGGCCCTCAGGATCCAGAGGAGGGACCTCATGATCGCGATACTGTTCGCGATCCCCCTGAGCATCATCGCCATGGGGCCGATGCTCGGACTGTCCCTGCCGTGGGACACCAGGACGGACTGCATCATACAGCTGGCACTGTTCATTCCCATCATGTATTCGGGCAGGCGCTTCTACAGGAAGGGCTACCCCGCACTGTTCTCCAGGAGCCCCACCATGGACTCCCTGGTGGCGCTCAGCACCACCGCCTCCCTTCTGATGGGACTGTACTACACCTACGTGGCATTCGCATCGGACGAGATGATGCACATAATGCTAAGCTTCGACTCGGCCGGAATGATCATCGCGCTGGTCAGCGTCGGCAAGTACATGGAGGCCCGTTCCAAGCACAACACCAACGATTCGCTGAGGAAGCTCCTGTCGCTCGCACCCAGCAAGGCTACGGTCATAGTCGACGGAAGGGAATGCGAGGTCGATGCATCCACGCTTCTGGTAGGGGACGTGGTCCTGGTCCGCCCGGGTGAATCCATACCCGCGGACGGAACGGTCATAGAGGGATCCTCCGCTGTCAACGAATCGATGCTCACAGGCGAATCCATCCCCGTCTCGAAGACGGTGGGTTCGATCGTCTACGGTGCGACCGTGAACGGGAACGGGAGCCTGAAGGTCAGGATCGAGAAGACCGGCGACGGGACCGTACTGTTCCAGATAGCCAGGATGATGGAGATGGCACAGGGTACCAAGGCACCTGTGGCACATGTCGCGGACAGGGTCTCGGCGGTGTTCGTCCCGGCGGTCATACTCATCGCAGTGCTGTCATTCGTCGCATGGTACGTCACAGGCATGATGCTCCCGGACAGCGGATACGACCTTGAGTTCTGCCTGACGATAGCCATCTCGGTGCTGGTCATCTCCTGCCCCTGCGCCCTGGGCCTGGCGACACCGCTGGCCATAGTCATCGGCACGGGGAACGGATCCAAGTACGGCATTCTGTTCAAGACCGCCTCGTCCATAGAGGCGGCAGCCAAGATCGACACGGTGATACTGGACAAGACCGGTACCATCACCAAGGGCCATCCCACCATAACGAGGATAATCACCAGATCCGACGAGGACGCGTTCGTATCGATCGTAGCTGCGGCGGAATCCGATTCAGAGCATCCGATCGCCGAGGCCATCGTCAACTACGCCAAGGACATGGGGCTGGAACTGCCTCCCCACTCCGACTTCGAGGCGGTCACCGGACAGGGCATCCGCTGCAACGTGGACGGGAAGTCCGTGCTGGTCGGGAACCTGGCACTCATGCATGATAACGGCATCGACGCCGTGGATTCCCCGGGGATCATGGTCGCCATAGACGGGACCTACTCCGGTTCGATAGTCGTGTCCGATCCGATAAGGGACGAGAGCCCGAAGGCGGTCGGACACCTGAAGGAGATGGGCATAGCCGTGAAGATGGTGACCGGCGACTGCAGGGATACCGCTGAGGCGATAGCCTCCAAGGCCGGCATAGACGATGTCGTCGCGGAGACGAAACCCCAAGACAAGCTGGACATCGTGAAGAGACTGCAGGTCCAGCAGAAACACGTCGCAATGACTGGGGACGGGATCAACGATGCCCCCGCACTCACCCAGTCCGACGTTGGACTCGCCGTAGGTTCCGGTACGGACATAGCGATGGAATCGGCGGACATAGTCCTGATGAACGACGACCTCAGGAATGTGCCAGCAGCGTTGGAGATAGGAAGAGCCACGCTGAGGAACATCAAGCAGAACCTCTTCTTCGCACTCGTATACAACGCGATCTGCATACCGATCGCCGCGGGACTCCCCGCGGTGTTCGGTTACACAGACCTCGTCATGGTCATGCCCATGATCGCCGCTGCTGCGATGTCCTGCTCATCCATATCGGTGGTCAGCAACGCCCTGAGGATGAGGGGATTCAGGCCCAAGTCACTGAGCAAGTCTGACTGA
- a CDS encoding ATP-binding protein → MRLASLYSGGKDSAFSLYIEEQMGHDVPYIVNIMPEDAASWIFHTPNLNVVPVMAEAMGKQLVTAPSTGTEEGDMEGLRKALDGLDVDGVITGAVWSDYQWDRMNLVCNDLGLKVLSPLWRKDQDLVMDAFLQSGIRAIIVGCYAEGLGPEWLGREIDEESVRELKEIRERTGISIMGEGGEYESMTIDSPLYSHPLEIVSSEKVWKRGSGTLNVTSVRLAQ, encoded by the coding sequence ATGAGGTTGGCATCCCTTTATTCCGGAGGCAAGGATTCCGCCTTCTCCCTCTACATCGAGGAGCAGATGGGCCATGATGTCCCGTACATAGTGAACATCATGCCGGAGGATGCCGCGTCGTGGATCTTCCACACCCCCAACCTGAACGTAGTCCCGGTGATGGCGGAGGCCATGGGAAAGCAGCTGGTCACCGCACCGAGCACCGGCACCGAGGAGGGCGACATGGAAGGCCTGAGGAAGGCGCTGGACGGTCTGGACGTGGACGGCGTCATAACCGGGGCGGTCTGGTCCGATTACCAGTGGGACAGGATGAACCTCGTCTGCAACGACCTGGGCCTGAAGGTCCTCTCTCCCCTGTGGAGGAAGGACCAGGACCTCGTGATGGACGCATTCCTCCAGTCAGGCATCAGGGCGATAATCGTCGGGTGCTACGCAGAGGGCCTCGGACCGGAGTGGCTCGGACGCGAGATCGACGAGGAATCGGTCAGGGAACTGAAGGAGATCCGCGAGAGGACCGGCATCAGCATCATGGGCGAGGGAGGGGAGTACGAATCGATGACGATCGACTCCCCATTGTACTCGCATCCGCTGGAGATCGTCTCCTCGGAGAAGGTCTGGAAGCGCGGGAGCGGTACCCTCAACGTGACATCAGTCAGACTTGCTCAGTGA
- a CDS encoding ribose 5-phosphate isomerase A RpiA, which yields MALDANAIKKLVAEEAVNRYVKDGMFVGLGTGSTAKFMIERIGELVKQGYDLTCTATSVQSAKLAKSLGIKVVDLDEIDHLDITIDGADEVDPDMQLIKGLGGALLREKIVAAVTVREIIIADESKLVEKLGTKAPLPVEVLQFGHQHTKFALERQGCKAELRMKDGKPFVTDGGNYIYDCKFECIEKPFFLETRIDVIPGVVENGLFLNTAVDVLIAKTDGSVESMAERAAPKEA from the coding sequence ATGGCCCTCGATGCGAACGCGATAAAGAAGCTTGTTGCCGAAGAAGCAGTGAACAGATACGTCAAGGACGGGATGTTCGTGGGTCTGGGGACCGGATCGACGGCGAAGTTCATGATCGAGAGGATCGGGGAGCTCGTCAAGCAGGGTTACGATCTGACGTGCACCGCTACATCGGTTCAGAGCGCGAAGCTGGCCAAGAGCCTCGGCATCAAGGTCGTCGACCTGGATGAGATCGACCATCTGGACATCACCATCGACGGGGCCGACGAGGTCGATCCCGACATGCAGCTCATCAAGGGACTCGGAGGTGCCCTCCTGAGGGAGAAGATCGTCGCCGCTGTTACGGTAAGAGAGATCATCATCGCGGACGAGTCCAAACTCGTGGAGAAACTCGGCACGAAGGCACCCCTCCCGGTGGAGGTCCTGCAGTTCGGACACCAGCACACCAAGTTCGCCCTCGAGAGGCAGGGCTGCAAGGCGGAGCTCAGGATGAAGGACGGAAAACCGTTCGTCACCGACGGCGGCAACTACATCTACGACTGCAAGTTCGAATGCATCGAGAAGCCGTTCTTCCTGGAGACCAGGATCGACGTCATCCCCGGTGTGGTGGAGAACGGGCTGTTCCTGAACACCGCGGTGGATGTTCTAATCGCCAAGACCGACGGCTCAGTCGAGAGCATGGCCGAAAGGGCCGCTCCCAAAGAGGCCTGA
- a CDS encoding ribosomal protein L44e Rpl44e, with the protein MKMPRTIKRYCPTCKAHTEQEVERVKKKKASELKWGQRRFRKVTAGYGGFPRPKPEGREKPTKRINLRYRCTQCKKANISPCIRAKKFELVE; encoded by the coding sequence ATGAAAATGCCCAGAACAATCAAAAGATACTGCCCGACCTGCAAGGCCCACACCGAGCAAGAGGTGGAGAGGGTCAAGAAGAAGAAGGCAAGCGAACTCAAATGGGGTCAGAGGAGATTCAGAAAGGTCACCGCCGGTTACGGAGGTTTCCCGAGGCCCAAACCGGAAGGAAGGGAGAAGCCCACCAAGAGGATCAACCTCAGGTACAGATGCACCCAGTGCAAGAAGGCCAACATCTCGCCCTGCATCCGTGCCAAGAAATTCGAGCTCGTGGAGTGA
- a CDS encoding ribosomal protein S27e Rps27e yields MTGDFIKIKCPDCENEQIAFKRAATKVTCHVCGATLIVPKGGVGEIKGEIVEVVN; encoded by the coding sequence ATGACCGGAGATTTCATCAAGATCAAATGTCCAGACTGCGAGAACGAGCAGATCGCCTTCAAGAGGGCGGCGACCAAGGTCACCTGCCACGTCTGCGGCGCAACTCTCATCGTCCCCAAGGGCGGGGTCGGAGAGATCAAGGGCGAAATCGTTGAGGTAGTCAACTGA
- a CDS encoding translation initiation factor aIF-2 alpha subunit codes for MSRVRGLPENGELVVCTVKSVKNFGAFVTLDEYDDREGFIHVRDVATGWVKYIRDFVREGQKIVCKVLGVDSTKGHIDLSLKSVNDHQKREKIQQWKNEKKAEKLLEIVAERMSIDIDKAYKQFGNELLEAYETLYSAFESAVAYPEDFLSEFSGKWTDTFMEVAKENVAAPMVQIDGVLEMTSSAPNGMELIRNALIAGLAAADGAAVEITCIGCPRYRVVVNASEYKEAEDIMKTVTSTAIESLTSNNGTAVLKRENK; via the coding sequence ATGTCAAGGGTCAGGGGACTCCCCGAGAACGGTGAGCTCGTTGTCTGCACCGTCAAGAGCGTGAAGAACTTCGGAGCCTTCGTCACTCTGGATGAGTACGACGACAGGGAAGGTTTCATTCACGTAAGGGATGTCGCCACTGGCTGGGTTAAGTACATCAGGGACTTCGTCAGAGAAGGCCAAAAGATAGTCTGCAAAGTTCTGGGCGTGGATTCAACCAAAGGTCACATCGACCTTTCCTTAAAATCCGTCAACGATCATCAGAAAAGAGAGAAGATCCAGCAATGGAAGAACGAGAAGAAGGCAGAGAAGCTTCTCGAGATCGTTGCTGAAAGGATGAGCATTGACATCGATAAGGCCTACAAGCAGTTCGGGAACGAACTGCTTGAGGCATACGAGACACTGTACAGTGCCTTCGAGTCCGCAGTCGCGTACCCCGAGGACTTCCTCTCGGAGTTCAGCGGAAAGTGGACGGATACTTTTATGGAAGTCGCCAAGGAGAACGTCGCGGCACCCATGGTGCAGATCGACGGCGTCCTTGAGATGACATCATCAGCCCCCAACGGAATGGAGCTCATCAGGAACGCACTCATCGCCGGACTGGCAGCTGCCGACGGAGCGGCGGTCGAGATCACCTGTATAGGATGTCCCAGATACAGGGTCGTCGTCAACGCTTCGGAATACAAGGAGGCGGAGGACATCATGAAGACCGTCACGTCGACGGCCATCGAGTCGCTCACATCGAACAACGGCACCGCCGTTCTGAAACGTGAGAACAAGTGA
- a CDS encoding PAC2 family protein, whose protein sequence is MENIITYDCRPDLKNVVFIEGLPGVGNVGKLAADFMSCKLEAKRMATILSSDLPPQVFVDNESYVYSACNELWYVKDVKDHDIIFLVGDFQASTPQGQFELAKFIFERIVKYDPQLIITLGGYGIGEIVNQPRVLGTTNDQKIRSKLEKVGVTFVPNEPQGGIIGAAAMFLALACEYDIAAACLMGETSGFLVDHKSAKCVVNVLSKFLKVKVDTSDMDDNVKQIEQINQEVEAMAVQDPADLSYIK, encoded by the coding sequence ATGGAAAACATCATAACCTATGACTGCAGGCCCGATCTGAAGAACGTGGTCTTCATCGAGGGACTCCCCGGAGTAGGGAACGTAGGCAAGCTGGCAGCGGATTTCATGAGCTGCAAGCTCGAGGCGAAGAGGATGGCGACCATCCTCAGCAGCGACCTCCCGCCCCAGGTCTTCGTGGACAACGAGAGCTATGTGTACTCAGCGTGCAACGAGCTCTGGTACGTCAAGGACGTGAAGGACCACGACATCATCTTCCTCGTCGGGGACTTCCAGGCCTCGACCCCCCAGGGCCAGTTCGAGCTGGCCAAGTTCATCTTCGAGAGGATAGTCAAGTACGATCCTCAGCTCATCATCACATTGGGCGGATACGGCATAGGGGAGATCGTCAACCAGCCTCGCGTGCTCGGTACCACCAACGACCAGAAGATCAGGTCGAAGCTCGAGAAGGTGGGCGTGACATTCGTCCCCAACGAACCCCAGGGCGGCATAATCGGTGCGGCGGCGATGTTCCTGGCACTTGCGTGCGAATACGATATCGCAGCGGCATGCCTCATGGGGGAGACCTCCGGATTCCTGGTGGACCACAAGAGCGCAAAATGCGTGGTGAATGTGCTGAGCAAGTTCCTGAAGGTCAAGGTGGACACGTCCGACATGGACGACAACGTCAAGCAGATAGAGCAGATCAACCAGGAGGTCGAGGCCATGGCGGTTCAGGACCCGGCGGATCTGTCGTACATCAAGTGA
- a CDS encoding ATPase → MSSEGILIREKYLERIRPYYEMDTVKVIVGPRRAGKSVILNAVKDEIKADDEHKISINFEDMDYDYIKNASDLSDYVKERIGKGRYYLFFDEIQHVKHFEKAIASFKSKYDCSIFITGSNSEMLSGDLSTLLVGRTKEFLIQPFTYSEAQAYLDMSGKKAGDGTFQDYLRMGGYPQRFQQPSESAVREYIQNLFESILRKDLTKRKNERTMEKLRRVASFVLANSGSRFSAQNVVDYLNKMHNSEKYLSLQTVYNYLDRMEKAFLIKGVKKYNISGKEVMDSVAKYYALDNGMTFINTNSIDIRDTYFLETLVYQELISRGYEVYVGETYRGEVDFIAIRDGKKCFIQVAYLMADDDTIKREFGAFSPIKDSSPKFVLSLDRLDMSHDGITHYNIVDYLEGKVDLILT, encoded by the coding sequence ATGTCGTCTGAAGGTATTCTGATACGTGAGAAGTATCTGGAAAGGATCAGACCGTATTATGAGATGGACACGGTCAAGGTCATAGTGGGTCCGAGGCGTGCAGGCAAATCAGTTATTCTCAATGCGGTGAAGGATGAGATAAAGGCGGACGATGAACACAAGATCTCAATCAATTTTGAAGACATGGATTACGATTACATCAAAAATGCATCGGATCTTAGCGACTATGTCAAAGAGAGGATCGGCAAAGGGAGATACTATCTATTCTTCGATGAGATCCAGCATGTTAAACATTTTGAGAAAGCTATAGCATCATTCAAATCAAAATATGACTGCTCAATTTTTATCACCGGGAGTAACAGCGAAATGCTCTCGGGAGATCTGTCCACTCTTCTGGTTGGTAGAACCAAAGAATTCCTCATCCAGCCATTCACGTACTCAGAGGCCCAGGCATACCTCGATATGTCGGGAAAGAAAGCAGGAGATGGTACATTCCAAGACTATCTACGTATGGGGGGATATCCACAGCGTTTCCAGCAGCCGTCAGAGAGTGCAGTGAGAGAGTACATTCAGAACTTGTTTGAATCGATACTCAGGAAGGATCTTACTAAAAGAAAGAATGAGCGCACGATGGAGAAACTCAGACGCGTGGCATCTTTCGTATTGGCGAACAGCGGTTCAAGATTCTCCGCCCAGAACGTCGTTGATTATCTGAACAAGATGCACAATTCAGAGAAGTACCTCTCATTGCAGACAGTCTACAATTACCTGGATAGGATGGAGAAGGCATTCTTGATCAAAGGTGTGAAGAAATACAACATCTCCGGGAAGGAGGTGATGGATTCCGTGGCAAAATATTATGCTCTGGACAACGGGATGACCTTCATCAATACCAATTCTATCGACATAAGGGACACATACTTCCTTGAAACCCTGGTTTATCAGGAGTTGATCTCCAGAGGTTATGAGGTATATGTCGGGGAGACATACAGGGGCGAAGTGGATTTCATCGCCATAAGGGACGGTAAGAAGTGCTTCATCCAGGTGGCATACCTGATGGCGGATGACGATACGATAAAGAGAGAGTTCGGAGCGTTCTCCCCGATAAAGGACAGTTCTCCGAAATTCGTTCTTTCTTTAGATAGATTGGATATGTCTCATGACGGGATTACGCATTACAACATTGTCGACTATCTGGAAGGAAAGGTCGACCTTATACTGACATAA